Proteins from a genomic interval of Chelonoidis abingdonii isolate Lonesome George chromosome 7, CheloAbing_2.0, whole genome shotgun sequence:
- the LOC116836680 gene encoding ovomucoid-like: protein MKITGAVLLFALALCCFYSDAAGQAGTGFCSQYKEPPEICTMEYFPICGTDGKTYGNKCFFCGAVYENLGSLCFAHYGECESHEEAKQKGDL from the exons ATGAAGATAACAGGGGCCGTCCTGCTCTTTGCTCTGGCACTTTGCTGCTTCTACTCGG ATGCTGCTGGCCAGGCTGGTACG GGTTTCTGCAGTCAGTACAAGGAGCCTCCAGAAATATGCACCATGGAGTACTTCCCTATCTGTGGCACTGATGGGAAAACATACGGCAACAAATGCTTCTTTTGCGGAGCAGTCTA TGAAAACCTTGGAAGTCTTTGCTTTGCACACTATGGAGAATGTGAGTCACATGAGGAGGCCAAACAAAAAGGTGACCTTTAG